A single genomic interval of Buteo buteo chromosome 20, bButBut1.hap1.1, whole genome shotgun sequence harbors:
- the EDN1 gene encoding endothelin-1 isoform X1 — protein sequence MRREVLGAWFPRVLSSIPLLPAAPGAEADAAPPPPPAAAAAGGHRRARRCSCSSLLDEECVYFCHLDIIWINTPEKTVPYGLGGPSRTRRSLKDTVPEMLAEPSSRCRCANQKDKKCLNFCQTGKDLWAQSTVEKTSRHHNKAGNCVGPKCMNRPRVDSKKMKRLEAIGNSIKASFSIAKLKAELQKGWKLKHNRANKRQSIWESLKAS from the exons ATGCGGCGGGAGGTGCTGGGTGCGTGGTTTCCGCGGGTGCTGAGCTCCATCCCGCTCCTTCCCGCAGCCCCCGGAGCCGAGGCGGACGCCgcaccgccgcccccccccgccgccgccgccgccggcgggcaCCGCCGCGCCCGgcgctgctcctgctcctcgcTGCTGGACGAGGAGTGCGTCTACTTCTGCCACCTCGACATCATCTGGATCAACACCCCCGA GAAGACTGTCCCGTATGGTCTTGGAGGTCCTTCTCGAACCAGAAGATCGCTGAAGGACACGGTGCCAGAGATGCTCGCTGAACCTAGCAGCAGATGCCGATGTGCCAACCAGAAGGACAAGAAATGTCTGAACTTCTGCCAGACAGGAAAAGATCTCTG GGCTCAGTCCACAGTGGAGAAAACCTCGCGTCACCACAACAAAGCTGGCAATTGCGTTGGACCCAAATGCATGAACCGACCACGTGTTGACAGCAAGAAAATGAAGCG GCTGGAAGCCATTGGTAACAGTATCAAAGCCTCCTTCAGTATCGCAAAGCTGAAGGCTGAGCTCCAGAAAGGGTGGAAGCTGAAACACAACAGGGCGAACAAAAGGCAAAGCATCTGGGAAAGCCTGAAAGCATCCTAG
- the EDN1 gene encoding endothelin-1 isoform X2, protein MDYSQMIVSLLFVLCPGLLPAAPGAEADAAPPPPPAAAAAGGHRRARRCSCSSLLDEECVYFCHLDIIWINTPEKTVPYGLGGPSRTRRSLKDTVPEMLAEPSSRCRCANQKDKKCLNFCQTGKDLWAQSTVEKTSRHHNKAGNCVGPKCMNRPRVDSKKMKRLEAIGNSIKASFSIAKLKAELQKGWKLKHNRANKRQSIWESLKAS, encoded by the exons ATGGATTATTCCCAGATGATCGTCTCGCTGCTCTTcgtgctctgcccggggctgctACCGGCAG CCCCCGGAGCCGAGGCGGACGCCgcaccgccgcccccccccgccgccgccgccgccggcgggcaCCGCCGCGCCCGgcgctgctcctgctcctcgcTGCTGGACGAGGAGTGCGTCTACTTCTGCCACCTCGACATCATCTGGATCAACACCCCCGA GAAGACTGTCCCGTATGGTCTTGGAGGTCCTTCTCGAACCAGAAGATCGCTGAAGGACACGGTGCCAGAGATGCTCGCTGAACCTAGCAGCAGATGCCGATGTGCCAACCAGAAGGACAAGAAATGTCTGAACTTCTGCCAGACAGGAAAAGATCTCTG GGCTCAGTCCACAGTGGAGAAAACCTCGCGTCACCACAACAAAGCTGGCAATTGCGTTGGACCCAAATGCATGAACCGACCACGTGTTGACAGCAAGAAAATGAAGCG GCTGGAAGCCATTGGTAACAGTATCAAAGCCTCCTTCAGTATCGCAAAGCTGAAGGCTGAGCTCCAGAAAGGGTGGAAGCTGAAACACAACAGGGCGAACAAAAGGCAAAGCATCTGGGAAAGCCTGAAAGCATCCTAG